The following is a genomic window from Pseudothermotoga thermarum DSM 5069.
AAAACATGGCGGTAGATGGAACAGCAGTTGTTTTGGATGACGAGCGAATTGTTTCAAGAATTAAGGGCAAAAACTGCGTTACCTTTGGTTATTTGAAGGGAGATTATCAACTGATTTCCTTTGAATACAAAAACTTAAAAACGATAACGGTTTATTCTGCCAAAGGAAAAATTTTAAAAGTTGAATTAAGCAATATTTGGAACACAGGTCAGCTTACAAACCTTGCGGCTGTTTTCGCCGTTTTGGATCTTTTGGGTTTGGAAGTTGATTTGAAAAAACTTGAAGAATTTGACTTTGTGCCTGGTCGATTCAAACTTGTTGAGTGCAAAGGTATTTACATTTTTGACGATTGTTACAACGCTAGCTTGGAGTCTTTCAAAGTTGCCGTTGATACCATCAAGAAAGTTGGTAAGAGGGCTTTTGCAGTTGTTGGTTCCATAAAGGAACAAGGGGAATTTTCAAATCAAACTCATCTTGAACTTGGAAAGATTTTGGAACAGCTTGACGGTGTGATCGTGTATACAAAAGAACCGGAGATAGAAGTGATGAAGTGCTCAAAGGAAATTTTGCGAACATCGATCGTTGATGAGATTGTTCAAAAGTTGAGTGATATTCTCAAGGCTGAAGATGCCGTGTTGTTCAAAGCATCCAGAGCAGTTGAAATGGAAAAGGTTTTGCAGAGATTTTTGGAGGTGTTGAAATGTTAAAAGTTTTGGTTTCCTTTATCGTTTCAGTGAGCTTGTATCCGTTTTTGATTAAAGCTTTCAAAAAATGGAAAATAGGGCAGTTCATAAGAGAGGAAGGGCCTGACCTGCACAACTACAAAGCAGGAACTCCAACCATGGGTGGGATATTGTTTGTAACTGTGGCAGTCGTGGGATGCTTGTTTTCGCGTTTGTACATAGATGCTTTAGCGTTGGCTATGTTTGGTTTTGTTGGATTTTTGGATGACTTTCTGAGCGTAAGAAGAAAAAAAGCCCTAGGCCTTAGAGCATGGCAAAAGTTTTCACTGCAGGTTGTTTTTGCAACTGTGCTTTATCTTTTGATCAAACCGGAAAGCTATGTCGCCATTTCAAAATTTGGAAAGATTGAACTTGGAGGCTTTTATCCTATTTTTGCCGTGCTTTTGATCAGCGGCTTTAGCAACGCCGTTAATTTAACCGATGGGCTCGATGGTTTGGCTGGAACAATCTATTTAATAACCGCTGTTTTTTATTGGATATCTTTGAAAGGAAAAGTGGATTCATTGCTTTACAGCCTGGTCGCGGTTATGGCTTTTTTGTTTTACAACGTAAAACCTGCGAAAATTTTCATGGGGGATACAGGTGCACTTGCGTTGGGAGGATTGCTTGGAACAATTGCAGTGCGCACCAAATCCGAAATGTTTTTGATAGCTTTATCTCCTATTTTTCTTGTCGAAGTGATAAGCGTCATAATGCAGGTTACCAGTTTTAAACTGTTTAAACGCAGAATTTTCAAAATGTCCCCGTTGCACCATCATTTTGAACTTTTGGGTTGGAAAGAAGAAAGGGTTGTACAGATTTTCGCACTTGTAAACATTCTCTTTGCAACAGTTGTTTTGGCGGAGGTATATGGAATTTGAGTTTAAAAATCAAGTGTTTCTTTTCACTCGTATGTTTTTTGTTCTGCACCTGTATTTTGCTAGCATCCTTTACTTACAAAGTTCAAAGCATTCCAACAGGATACATGAGGATATCCTTCAACGATGGAATTATATGTTTGGTGCGCTCTAAACCAGCATCTGTTTTGGTTTTTGATCAAAGCGGCCAATTTTTGAGTGAGATAACCTTTAACTTATCTTACCCAGTTTCTGCTGTTCACGTGGCTGGGATGATATACGTTTCCGATTATTATCGTTCCAGCGTTATGGTTTACACAATTTTTGGGGCATTTTTGAAAAGAATCGAAGTTGGAAAGTATCCAACCATGGTAAAAGTTTTTCGGGAAAATGTCTACGTTGTATGCTCTGGTGATAGCACCGTGTACAGGATAAACATTTGGAAAAATGTGGTGGAAGAAAAGCTAACATTTGATAGTCCAACTTTGTATTTTGAACCTTTTCAAGACGAGGTAGTTTACCTGTACTATTACGACACCGGCAAAACTTTGGAAATCAGGCAAGGTTTGAGAAGGAAAGTTGTAAACCTTCAAAATTTGAAAAATCCTGTCAAATATTACCGCGGGGACGAGGGAGAGTATCTTTTGGGATACACCGATGGTATTTTGGTTAAGCTGAACGAAGGAAAGGAAGTATGGAGGGTTAATTTACCGGATTTTGCACGCGATTTTGTGGTTTTAAATGATTCTTTGGTCGTAACCAGTTTGTTTGAGCCGGTTTTAAGTTTTGTTTCCACAAGGGACGGAAAACTGATCAAACAGATTAAATTACCAAACCCAACACATAAAATTTTGTCGGTGGCTGATAAGCTGGTTACACTTAATCATTTACCTGGAGAAGTTTACATCGTAGATCCAACAACTGGAAATTTTGAAACGATAAAAGTTGGAGAATACGCAATCGAAATGGTCAAGATCAACGATCAAACTTTTGTCGTTCTTTGCTGTGACAGTGGAGAGTTGTTCTTTTTCGTCAAATCCTGAGGGAAAATTCCCTCAGGATTTGGAAAGTATGTAATCTACCACATCTTTTACCGTTGTTATTTTGTCCAAATCTGAGTCGTCGATTTTAACACCAAAGTTTTCTTCAACAGCCATCACAAGGTCGACCAAATCCAAAGAATCTGCGTTTAGATCATCGATGAGTTTGCTTGTTTCTTTCACTTCGGATTCTGAAATACCAAGTTTTTCGGCAATGATTTTGGTCACTTTTTCAAGCACTTCTTGTCTGCTCATTTTTTTCCCTCCCAGTGCATAGTTGTTTCGCAGCTATTATACAAACCCTTTGAAGATTAGTCAAACAAATCTTAATTTTTGAAAGTAATTTTTAGTGGTCAAACTGAAAGACTTATAAAAATTCTTATCTAAAGGCGGTTTGTGAGTAGATGATTTGTAAAAAAAAATTGTCGTTTAAACCTCAAAAAAGCTTTTCTTCTATCATTTTTCTAAGGGATATGGCATTTTTGACCGCTTTGCCACGATAACAGTTGTTGAAGAAGGCGAAAACATCAGAAGTTTCCTTGCTTGCAGTTAATATGTCTTGGGCAAATTTTGAAAGTTCTGTTTCGTTGTAGTCGTAGTTGTACCTTTCTCCTTCTGGGGCTTCAAACCATTGCTCGTTTCTGCCGTGAAACCTAAAGTAAGCAATCTTCGTCGTCCAAGCTGGCTTGTAAGGGAAAAGAGCTCTTATCTGAGGTTCGTCAACGACAACGTAAGTTAATTCATATTTTTTCAAAAAGTCAAAGGTAACTTCGTTGTCCCAGGAGTTATGCCTGAACTCAACTGCCAATGGTTCTTTTATCATCTGTCTGAGGCTTGCAAGGTAATCCATGTTTTGCTCGCTGAATTTGAAACTATATGGAAATTGCGCTAAAAAAGCTTTTAATCTTCCTTCTTCCAACATCGGTTGTAAAGCTTGAAAGGTATTTTTTAGATCATCAACTGGAATTTTTTGATTTTTCCAACCTTCGTGTGTAACCGAAGCAGGTAATTTAACGGCGAAGACAAAATCTGGGGGAGTTCGTCTGAGCATTGAAACGGTTGTTTTATAACTTGGGAGTCTGTAATAGGTGTAGTTGATTTCTACCGCTTTAAAGCCAAGTACTGCGTAATAATAAGAAAGCATTTCAGAACCTTTTATGTTTTGGGGATAAACCGTTCCGATCCAATCTTCGAAATGATAACCACTGGTTCCTATGTAAATCAAATTCCATCACCAAAGTTTATGTTATCATCAATTCGGTGATCGGTGATGGTGAAAGTGGGAGCTCATATGCCAATCGCTTTAGGTTTTGAAAAGGTACCGAAGTTGACAGTTGAAGTTGGAGGAAATGCCTTTCAAATTTTTCCCCACAGTCCAAGAACTTGGACTGCAAAAATTCCTGACAAGAAAGTTTGCAATCAATTCAAAGCCGAGATGGAAAAATATGGTATATCCTTCGATGCGGCTTTTTGCCATACCGGTTATCTGATAAACCTTGCAAGCCCAAGGGAAGATGTGTGGAAAAAATCCGTTGAATTGTTCATACTCGAAGGGAAAATATGTCAAGCTTTGGGGATAAAGTATCTCAACGTTCATCCTGGAAGCCATCTTGGTTTTGGAATAGAAGTTGGCATTGACAACATCGTTAAAGCTTTGGATTTGTTCCTTCAACAGGTGAAGGATGTTTTTGTGCTTCTTGAAAACACATCACCAAAAGGTGGAAACATTGGATACAACTTTTCACAGATGAAATCGATTTTAAGCAAAGTATCAGATCCTTCGAGAATAATGCTCACTTACGATACGTGTCATGGTTTTGATTCAGGTTACGACATAACGAACAAAGACGGGGTAAGAAAACTCTTAGACGAGATAGATAAAGAAGTAGGTTTTTGGCGCGTGAAGATGATTCATTTGAACGATTCAAAGGCACCACTTGGAAAACCAATGGATCGGCATGAAAACATAGGAAAAGGCACCATAGGAATTGATGGATTCAAATGTTTCTTGAGCTTTGAGGAAATTAGGGCAATTCCGCTTATCCTTGAAACTCCACAGGAAGAAGATATGTACCGCAAAGAGATAGCTTTGATCAAATCTTTGGTTGGAGAGATGCAAGCTTGATAGACGGTTTTGTACTTAGAAAAGTAACCGATGAACTTCAAAGCTTGAGATCAGAGCGACTTAGGCAAATTTATCAGTATGAGAAATTTGTTTTATACCTTTACTTTGAAAGTTCGGTTGTTAGAATCTGTTTGCAACCGTTGCTGCAACATGTTTGTTTAACGCAGAAAGAAGACTTTTCAGATCATCATCCTTCGAATTTCGTGATGCTTCTTCGCTCAAGGTTGAGAAATGGGAAACTCATCGAAATTGACCAGCACGAGCTTGACAGGATATTGTTTTTCACGATCGACAAAATAGACGAAGTAGGCCAAAGGCACGAGTACAAACTTTACGTTGAACTTTTTGGTACGCACAGCAATCTTGTTCTTGTGGAAGATGGCATTGTGATCGACTGTTTTAGGGAAGTGAAAAGCACTGCAAGACAAGTTGTCAAAGGTGAGCCTTATACGCTTCCGACTAGAAGTTTAAATCCACTGAAAATTGATTATGCGGATTTTCAGTTGAGTTCTTTCGAAAAGGTCTCTAAGTACATTCAAAGCACTTTTTACGGTTTTTCAAAGATACTTGTCAACGAAATTTTGCATCGAGCAGGAGTAAGTGATCTTCCAATTTCTGCACTTTCAGAAAAGGAGAAAGCCTTGTTGAAACACGCTTTCTTTTCCATAATCGACGACTTCTATAAATCTCAAGTTTGCGTTTACTCGTTGGAAGAAAAGTTTATACTTTCCTGCATACCTTTGACCATGCCTTTTGCAAGAAAATTGAAATGTTTCGAAAGCCCTTCAGCTGCTGTTGATGGACTTTACCAAATAGAATCAAAAAGGCAAAAGGCAAAGAAACTTTCTGAAGAACTCAGAAAAGCCGTTGAGGATATGATTCAAAAGGAGGAGAAATTGATCGAATCAGTTGAGAATGAGATTAAAGAGTGTGAAAAGATGAATGAATACTTCAAATTTGGAGAATTGTTGAAATATGCATCCGAATCGGATAGACAAGGCGATCAGGCGCTTGTTTTTGATTGGTACACTGGTCAAAAGGTTTGTATTCCTCTTGTTAAAGGTAAATCAGTTAAGGAAAGCTCGCAGCATTACTTTGAGTTGTATAAGAAAATGAAGGAAAAATTACCTGTACTTAAGGCAAAATTAGATCGAGCGAAGTCAAGATTAGATTACCTAAAAAATTTGAAAAAACAAATAGAATCGAGCGAAGATTTAGAAGTACTTGAAGGTATAAAAGAAGAGCTTTTTCCGCAGAAAAAAAGAAGTGATCAACGCGCTGAGGATAAACCTGGATTTAGAATTTTCCAATATGAAGGATTCACGATAGTGGTTGGCAGAAACAACAAGCAGAACGATGAGCTGGTTAGAAAATCCAGCAGCAAAGATATATGGTTGCATGCTCAAGGAATCCCTGGAGCACATGTGGTGATAAAGGTACAAGACAAAGTTCCTCCAGAATCTGTGATACGTTTTGCCGCTGGTCTTGCAGCTTATTATTCCAACGCTCGTTATTCCAGCAATGTTCCTGTCGATTACACTGAAGTAAAAAACGTTTACAAACCAAAAGGATTTCCACCGGGTAAAGTTTTGTACACGAATTTCAGCACAGTGTTTGTAGATCCGCTGAGCGTTGAACAGTTTGTTCAAAAGGCAGATTAACACGGAGTGACTTCTTCCTATTCCTTAAAAGGAATAGGCTTCCTGCTTCATCGCATTTTCCTGCTCCACAGGCTTTACTTCGGGCTGGTCCGACCCTAGGGCTTGATTCAGCTTCAAGCCAAAACAACTATGCCAAACAATTGCAGTTTAAAATCAATCCATTCATCACAATCCCTTGAAAGGGATGTGCTTTCTGGCTAAATTTCTGTAATTTTATAGAAAAATCCAAAAAATTTAAGCCTTTTGAGACAAATTACACCCGAAATTTCTCCAAATTGTTTGTTTAATCTCCCTCAATCACTTATTTACTTTGATTTACAACCACTCCACATTGTGATAAAATATTTTGTAAACCTTGTATAAAGGAGGCGTCAAAAAATGACGCGAAAAGAGATTCTCGATTTTTTATCATCCCAGCCGTCCATCCAATCTGCGAAAGCCTTTGCAAAAAAGCTCGGATTGAAAGTGAAAAAGCGCATGAAAAAACAAGAAGTTTACAAGATGCTTTATCAATACGCTGATTCCCTGAAGGAAGAAGAAAAACCAGATTTCTCGCAACCTGTTCAGCAAGAAGGTGTTCAAGATATTCCAACCTCTTATGGTTCAGATCGACTCGTTTTGCTCGCAGTTAATCCATATTTGGTCCATGTGTTTTGGGATCTATCTTTTTCCACGTACGAGAAACTTGCAAAAACAGGAAACGTTGTACTTAGACTTTACGATGTAACGTTCATTATTTTTGATGGAACAAATGCTCACAGAATTTTTGAAGCGGGAGTTCACCTAGACATGTGCAAAAACTATTATTTCAAAGTTCCAATGGCAAATGCCGATTATTTAGCGGAATTGGGTTATAAAAAAGATAATGGGGAATTTATCCCTGTACTTCGGTCAAACATATGTAGAACTCCATCCGCTTTTCCATCTTCTTCAGATAGACAAAGGTGGTATGTACGAGGAAAACCACAGATTGTAACGATTGGTGAGGTTTTGATCAAACCAGTTGAGAAAATAAGCGCTGTTGGAGGATCTTTTGAAGAGACTCTTTCAGGGAGGAGATAAAAGATGAAAGGATATTTTTGCCTAGTTTTACACACTCATCTTCCATACGTTCATCATCCTGAGTACGAAGAGTTTCTTGAAGAAAGGTGGTTTTTCGAAGCAATTAATGAAACTTACATACCTCTTTTGATGGTTTTTGATCGATTGGCTGAAAAGAAAATACCATTCAAAATCACCGTTTCATTGACTCCTCCTTTACTTGAAATGATGAGTGAGAAAAATCTTTCAGAAAAATTTGTCAAGCATACAAAGAAATTGATCGAACTTTGTGAGAAAGAACTGAATTATGTGAAGAGTTCAGAAGAGAAACAATTGGCGATGTTCTACAAAAAGAGGTTTGAAGATAACCTTCAGTACTATGAGTCTCTCTCTGAAAATCTAATCGAGGGTTTTAAAAAACATGCCACAGCTGGAAATTTGGAGCTTATAACTTGTAACGCAACGCACGCTTATCTTCCATTACTGCAGCACGACAAAAGATCTGTTGAAATTCAAGTGAAAGTTGGAGTGGAGGCTTTTAAACAAAGAGTTGGATACAACCCGAGGGGTATATGGCTTGCAGAATGTGGATATTATCCAGGCTTAGATGAAATCCTATCAAAATACGGTTTGAAATTTTTCTTCGTTGATTCACACGCCTTTTGGTATGCCGATGAAAAACCAAAGTTTGGGGTTTACAGACCCATTATGACATCATTTGGAATTTTTGCGCTTGCCAGGGATCCAGAATCCAGCGAGCAGGTTTGGAGCGCAACCTTGGGATATCCAGGTGATGGAAGGTACAGGGAATTTTACAGAGACATCGGTTATGATAGAGAGTATGAATACATAAAACCCTACATAGACCCATCTGGAGTCAGGGTCAACACTGGAATAAAGTATCACAAAATAACATCAAGGGAAACTCCTCTTGATAAAAAAGAATTTTACAACCGTTTCGAGGCTCTTAAAGCAGCTGAAGAACATGCAGAAGATTTCTTAAAAAAGAAAATTCATCAAGTCGAAAGACTTTTCAACATCTTTGGCGAACCACCGTTGATTGTAGCACCTTTCGATACAGAACTTTTTGGACATTGGTGGTTTGAAGGTCCAGAGTTCATAGAAGCTTTTTTCACAAAAATGGCAGAAACCCGCGTTTTAAAACCGCTTACAGCTTTGGAAGCAATTGAAAAATATGATTCTTATCAAATTTTAACTCCCGCTGAATCTTCCTGGGGCAACGGTGGTTATCACGAAACTTGGTTGAACGGAAAAAACGATTGGATTCAATTGCATATAAAAGAACTTTCTGAAAGGCTTTACAAGCACATTGATAATTTTAGGAATGAAACAGATCCCTTGAAATTTAGACTTCTCAACCAAATGCTAAGAGAAGTCCTTCTACTTCAATCCAGTGATTGGCCTTTCTTGATCACAACCGGTACAGCTGAGGAATATGCGGTTAACAGAATCAAAACACATGTGAAAAGATTTTTAGATTTGGAAAAGCAGCTTTTGGAGGATAATATAGATGAAGCGTATTTAACAAAGGTTGAGTCCATTGATTCAATCTTTCCTTGGTTGGATTTTAGAATTCATAGTTAAAAGAAAGGAGGATTAAAGGTGCCAGCAAAATATTTCGAAGTCAGATGGCATTCAAGGGCTGGACAAGGCGCCAAAAGTGCTGCTCAACTTTTAGCCGAAGCAGTCCTTGATATGGGAAAGTACGCGCAAGCTTTTCCAGAGTATGGTGCAGAAAGATCTGGTGCACCCATGAGAGCTTTCAACAGAATCAGTGACGAAAAAATCACAGTACATTCTGCAGTTGAAAATCCGGATGTCGTCGTGGTAATCGATGATACCTTGCTCTCACCTGCTGTTGTTGTGGGTTTGAAAAAAGAAGGCGTTTTGATAGTCAACACCGCACATCCTATAGAATTTGTGAGAAAGAAAACAGGTTTTGAAGGGAAAATATGCATTGTGAGAGCAACTGATATTGCGTTAGAAGAACTCAAAAGGGGTATTCCAAATACGGTGATGCTCGGAACTATCGCTAGAGTTACTGGGCTTATAACCCTAGAAACAGCAGCCCAGAGGATAAGAGAGATGTTCGAAAGAAAATTACCCGAAGAAATGATTCAAGCAAACTTGAGAGCACTGAAGCGAGGTTACGAGGAGGTGACTTGCAGTGGCTGAACTTAAGGGGTGGAAGGAACTGCCAATAGCTGGTCTAGTCATAGAACCTGGCACAGCTAGAAAATATAAAACTGGTGATTGGAGAGTCAAAAGACCTGTTTATGATAGATCAAAATGTATCGATTGCATGATGTGCTGGTTCTATTGTCCAGATCAAGCGATAATCCAAGAGAATGCTGTGATGAAGGGAATAAATTATTTCTATTGCAAAGGTTGTGGAGTTTGTGCAAACGTTTGCCCAAAGAAAGCTATCGAGATGAGACCAGAGACAGAGTTTATAACCAAGGAGGAATGAGAAATGGCTAAGAAAATGATTCAAGCAATAACTGGTGCGGAAGCAGCTGCTTATGCAATGAAGCAAATAGAACCTGATGTTGTTGCAGCTTATCCGATAACTCCTCAAACACCTATCGTTGAATATTACGCAAAATTCGTTGCCGATGGTCTTGTGAAAACTGAGATGATTCCTGTTGAAAGTGAGCATAGTGCCATGAGTGCTGTTGTTGGAGCAGCTGCGGCTGGTGCAAGGGCGATGACTGCCACCAGTGCTGTTGGTTTGGCTTTGATGCACGAAATTGTTTACATAGCTGCTTCCATGCGGTTGCCAGTCGTCATGCACGTTGTCAACCGCGCTTTGAGTGCCCCGCTAAACATTCACTGCGATCACAGCGATGCTATGGCAGAAAGAGATTCTGGATGGATACAGCTTTATTGTGAAAATGCGCAAGAAGTCTACGATTTGACGATTTTAGCCGTTAGACTTGCGGAGCATGAAGACGTTAGGCTTCCCGTGATGGTCAACCAGGATGGATTTATAATCTCGCACGGTGTTGAACCTGTGGAACTTTTGCCAGACGAAGTTGTGAAAGCCTTCGTTGGTGAATTGAAACCTTTGTATCCACTTCTTGACACTGATCATCCCGTCACCTACGGTTCTCTTGATCTTTACGATTACTACTTTGAGCACAAAAGGCAGCAAATAGAAGCTATGAAAAATGTGCTTAAAGTTTTCCCACAAGTTGCGGAAGAGTTTTACAAAATATCTGGTAGAAAGTACAACTTTGTTGAGCCATACAAAATGGAAGATGCTCAGTATGTGATGGTGGCTTTGGGTTCAACGAATGGTACGATCAAGTATGTGGTCGATGAGCTCAGAGAAAAAGGACACAAAGTTGGGCTTTTGAAGATATGGATGTTCAGACCGTTCCCGAAGGCGGAAATACAAAGATGGCTTACTGGAAGAAAAGCAGTTGTTGTTCTTGATAGGTCAGTTTCTTTTGGAGCTGAAGCACCGTTGTACGAAGCGATAAAATCTGCGCTTTACGAAGCTGCTTCTAGACCTTTGCTTGGTTCATTCGTTTACGGCTTGGGTGGAAGGGATATCAACCCAGATTTGATCAGATATGCATTCGAGAAAGCCATGAAACACGAACTGGTTGCAGATCAGGAAATGTACCTTGGCCTAAGAGAATAGGAGGTGCTTTGAATGCCACTGCCAATAAAAAAGCTTGCGGAAGTTTTTACGAATAAGGAGATTGGTATAACTCAAGGACACAGAATGTGCCCTGGTTGTGCGGCTCCAATGGTAGTAAAGATGGTTCTTATGACCGCAAAAGCTTTGGGCTATGAACCTGTTGTAGGACTTGCCACTGGTTGTCTTGAGGTTTCCACGACAGTCTTCCCATACACCGCGTGGTCTGTACCTTACATTCACAACGCTTTTGAAAATGTTGCAGCAACTATAAGCGGTGTGGAAACGGCTTATCGGGCTTTGAAAAAAGCTGGTAAGATTCCTGCAGACAAAAAATACGCCTTCTTTGCTTTTGCAGGTGATGGTGGAACGTATGACATAGGCTTGCAATCCCTGTCAGGTGCTTTGGAAAGAGGACACAAGTTCATATACGTGCTTTACGACAACGAAGGTTACATGAACACAGGAAACCAAAGATCTGGTTCAACACCTCCTGGTGCAGATACGACCACCGCACCGGTTGGAAAACAAATTCCAGGTAAGCTTCAGCTTAAGAAAAACATCGTTGAAATAGTAGCAGGTCACGAAAATGTCTATGCCGCGACGGCTGTGCCTGCAGAACCAATGGATCTCATGAGCAAAGTTGAAAAGGCGTTGGCGTTTGATGGTCCTGCTTTCCTTGCGATTTTAAGCCCATGTGTGAGATTTTGGAGGATGGATGAAAGCAAATCCGTTGATATAACAAAACTTGCGGTTGAAACGAAGTATTGGCCTTTGTACGAAGTTGAAAGAGGTGTGTATAGAATCACGAGAAAACCAAGCTCTTTCAAGCCTGTTTCAGAGTTCGTAAAGATGCAGGGAAGATTTAGACTTGTCTTAGAAAGACCGGATGCAGATCAAATCATTAAGCAACTTCAAGATTACGTTGACAGAAGATGGGAGAGATTGCTTGCACTTGAGCAGGCAACCAAGGACAAGCCCATACGCTGATTTTTCAGCGGAGGTGAAAAATTGAAGGCTTTGATTTTAATTGACATTCAAAATGATTTTGTAAAACCAGGTGGAGCTTTGTATTTTGCGGGCGCGGAACGGGTTATCGCGCCCGCTTTGTCTCATCTTGAAGAGCATTTGAAAGCTGGCAGTTTAATCATAACGACCCAAGATTGGCATGAGCCTGATGACGATGAATTTAAGCTCTGGCCTCCTCATTGTGTGAGAGACACCGAGGGAGCGGAGTTGGTTGAGCAGATTAAGGAAAAGCTCGCAGGTTATTCAAAGCATATTTCAATAAAAAAGAACCGTTACAGTGCTTTTTACGGTACAGATCTTGAGCAAAAGCTGAAGGAGTTTGGGATAACAGAAGTTGACGTCTGTGGCGTCGTGACGCATATTTGTGTTTTGTTCACAGTTGAGGAATTAAGAAACAGAGGT
Proteins encoded in this region:
- a CDS encoding UDP-N-acetylmuramoyl-tripeptide--D-alanyl-D-alanine ligase produces the protein MLLDLFENTTFVIDSRKVVPGCVFVALKGEKTDGHLYVREALEKGAKLAVVEKQVDAPSDKLVFVPSTVDFLAQLASYRLSKHNPLVIGITGSNGKTTTKEILFKLLENYGPFRNEGNLNTEIGLPLSIINGYLGQKIVILEMAMNKVGDIAKLCQVARPRIAVLLNVGSAHRGVAGGDEAILRGKLEIVENMAVDGTAVVLDDERIVSRIKGKNCVTFGYLKGDYQLISFEYKNLKTITVYSAKGKILKVELSNIWNTGQLTNLAAVFAVLDLLGLEVDLKKLEEFDFVPGRFKLVECKGIYIFDDCYNASLESFKVAVDTIKKVGKRAFAVVGSIKEQGEFSNQTHLELGKILEQLDGVIVYTKEPEIEVMKCSKEILRTSIVDEIVQKLSDILKAEDAVLFKASRAVEMEKVLQRFLEVLKC
- the mraY gene encoding phospho-N-acetylmuramoyl-pentapeptide-transferase, with amino-acid sequence MLKVLVSFIVSVSLYPFLIKAFKKWKIGQFIREEGPDLHNYKAGTPTMGGILFVTVAVVGCLFSRLYIDALALAMFGFVGFLDDFLSVRRKKALGLRAWQKFSLQVVFATVLYLLIKPESYVAISKFGKIELGGFYPIFAVLLISGFSNAVNLTDGLDGLAGTIYLITAVFYWISLKGKVDSLLYSLVAVMAFLFYNVKPAKIFMGDTGALALGGLLGTIAVRTKSEMFLIALSPIFLVEVISVIMQVTSFKLFKRRIFKMSPLHHHFELLGWKEERVVQIFALVNILFATVVLAEVYGI
- the acpP gene encoding acyl carrier protein; translated protein: MSRQEVLEKVTKIIAEKLGISESEVKETSKLIDDLNADSLDLVDLVMAVEENFGVKIDDSDLDKITTVKDVVDYILSKS
- a CDS encoding DUF72 domain-containing protein, translated to MIYIGTSGYHFEDWIGTVYPQNIKGSEMLSYYYAVLGFKAVEINYTYYRLPSYKTTVSMLRRTPPDFVFAVKLPASVTHEGWKNQKIPVDDLKNTFQALQPMLEEGRLKAFLAQFPYSFKFSEQNMDYLASLRQMIKEPLAVEFRHNSWDNEVTFDFLKKYELTYVVVDEPQIRALFPYKPAWTTKIAYFRFHGRNEQWFEAPEGERYNYDYNETELSKFAQDILTASKETSDVFAFFNNCYRGKAVKNAISLRKMIEEKLF
- a CDS encoding deoxyribonuclease IV, which codes for MVKVGAHMPIALGFEKVPKLTVEVGGNAFQIFPHSPRTWTAKIPDKKVCNQFKAEMEKYGISFDAAFCHTGYLINLASPREDVWKKSVELFILEGKICQALGIKYLNVHPGSHLGFGIEVGIDNIVKALDLFLQQVKDVFVLLENTSPKGGNIGYNFSQMKSILSKVSDPSRIMLTYDTCHGFDSGYDITNKDGVRKLLDEIDKEVGFWRVKMIHLNDSKAPLGKPMDRHENIGKGTIGIDGFKCFLSFEEIRAIPLILETPQEEDMYRKEIALIKSLVGEMQA
- a CDS encoding Rqc2 family fibronectin-binding protein, which translates into the protein MIDGFVLRKVTDELQSLRSERLRQIYQYEKFVLYLYFESSVVRICLQPLLQHVCLTQKEDFSDHHPSNFVMLLRSRLRNGKLIEIDQHELDRILFFTIDKIDEVGQRHEYKLYVELFGTHSNLVLVEDGIVIDCFREVKSTARQVVKGEPYTLPTRSLNPLKIDYADFQLSSFEKVSKYIQSTFYGFSKILVNEILHRAGVSDLPISALSEKEKALLKHAFFSIIDDFYKSQVCVYSLEEKFILSCIPLTMPFARKLKCFESPSAAVDGLYQIESKRQKAKKLSEELRKAVEDMIQKEEKLIESVENEIKECEKMNEYFKFGELLKYASESDRQGDQALVFDWYTGQKVCIPLVKGKSVKESSQHYFELYKKMKEKLPVLKAKLDRAKSRLDYLKNLKKQIESSEDLEVLEGIKEELFPQKKRSDQRAEDKPGFRIFQYEGFTIVVGRNNKQNDELVRKSSSKDIWLHAQGIPGAHVVIKVQDKVPPESVIRFAAGLAAYYSNARYSSNVPVDYTEVKNVYKPKGFPPGKVLYTNFSTVFVDPLSVEQFVQKAD
- a CDS encoding DUF4912 domain-containing protein yields the protein MTRKEILDFLSSQPSIQSAKAFAKKLGLKVKKRMKKQEVYKMLYQYADSLKEEEKPDFSQPVQQEGVQDIPTSYGSDRLVLLAVNPYLVHVFWDLSFSTYEKLAKTGNVVLRLYDVTFIIFDGTNAHRIFEAGVHLDMCKNYYFKVPMANADYLAELGYKKDNGEFIPVLRSNICRTPSAFPSSSDRQRWYVRGKPQIVTIGEVLIKPVEKISAVGGSFEETLSGRR
- a CDS encoding glycoside hydrolase family 57 protein, producing MKGYFCLVLHTHLPYVHHPEYEEFLEERWFFEAINETYIPLLMVFDRLAEKKIPFKITVSLTPPLLEMMSEKNLSEKFVKHTKKLIELCEKELNYVKSSEEKQLAMFYKKRFEDNLQYYESLSENLIEGFKKHATAGNLELITCNATHAYLPLLQHDKRSVEIQVKVGVEAFKQRVGYNPRGIWLAECGYYPGLDEILSKYGLKFFFVDSHAFWYADEKPKFGVYRPIMTSFGIFALARDPESSEQVWSATLGYPGDGRYREFYRDIGYDREYEYIKPYIDPSGVRVNTGIKYHKITSRETPLDKKEFYNRFEALKAAEEHAEDFLKKKIHQVERLFNIFGEPPLIVAPFDTELFGHWWFEGPEFIEAFFTKMAETRVLKPLTALEAIEKYDSYQILTPAESSWGNGGYHETWLNGKNDWIQLHIKELSERLYKHIDNFRNETDPLKFRLLNQMLREVLLLQSSDWPFLITTGTAEEYAVNRIKTHVKRFLDLEKQLLEDNIDEAYLTKVESIDSIFPWLDFRIHS
- a CDS encoding 2-oxoacid:acceptor oxidoreductase family protein; translation: MPAKYFEVRWHSRAGQGAKSAAQLLAEAVLDMGKYAQAFPEYGAERSGAPMRAFNRISDEKITVHSAVENPDVVVVIDDTLLSPAVVVGLKKEGVLIVNTAHPIEFVRKKTGFEGKICIVRATDIALEELKRGIPNTVMLGTIARVTGLITLETAAQRIREMFERKLPEEMIQANLRALKRGYEEVTCSG